A stretch of DNA from Plasmodium brasilianum strain Bolivian I chromosome 3, whole genome shotgun sequence:
ATTTGTCAGACAGCTTCACAACTTCAACCGTGTGCAATAATCATTAATAATTGAAAAGTGCTTCGTCCGTGATACGAAAAGATCATCGACATTTCtgatataattttgttcttccaaatatttataagtgtaatgaaaatttgaattatttaataatgtaCCAAAATTAGCGTTTGACTTAAGGACAGAGTTTACACATACATAGGGCTGTAAACAGAATTCttcattatattcattaaatagATTATTCAACCTGttaacataataaaacatattttttttatcaaaatattttctcttCACACGCTTTACAACACATAAATGAATTTTCcctatttcaatatattcataattttgatcaaataaataattatgttccttgtaatttttgtacaattttaaatatatgtgaacaaatgaacaaccTATTTTATGTggtatgataaaaatatgattattattaacaattttaGCTGACAAAATAGTATAATGCGAAGTAATGAGGTACAACTTTGCATTTAAAGGAAACAAAACGCTTTCAACGtacttattatataaatcaatgtaaaaatattgaataaCATTCAACGGAATATATTtggaataataattatttatttttgcccCAATAATATCTGAtacattaattaatatttttttaaaattttttttttttttatctatgtaatatatatagtatgaATTCGAGTTATGCTCtgtgtgtatattttttactgaTGATAATACAggataatagtaatatttgttaaataatttcaaaaaatgaaaatcataatgaaatttataaaaacctTTTGTGCTTAAGTACACAATATGACcattatttttactctttAAATTGTTCTTAACAACAACGATATTGTAAATTTCAGATAATATCATGTTGTTATTATCATTCGTTAGGTTTGCATACAGGAAATAGCTCCCTTCCTTGTGTGCTTTAATTGACAGGAAGGAATCTGAGGCGAATACCAAGTCTGTGGTTATTCTCTTCTCACCATCACTGTTGCTGTAAGCATTaccattactattactgttactgttatgattactaatatcatttatattatatattattttattattttgttttctccCCCTATTAAGCCTGTGAAGCGTTCGTTCACTTCGTCCCCAAGACAAGGAGCTGTGTTCGACCCTATCATTTAAGATTACATTTTTGCtgttaacaaaataatcTAGTTTATACGAAATGCATGAGTATTTATAAAcatcattaaaatttatgaactCGTAAGGACGTTTCTCTATTTTGCTATAAAAGGTAACAAACATATTTAACTCCTTGTTAATGATAAGATAAATAATGCCACTGTTAAAAAGTTTCATAGAATGTATATAATCAACAATTATATCgacttgaaaaaaataaagttttcGTATgtctctttctttttccaattttacacaaatattgttactacattttttatgcttACGATAATTTtcgtaatatttttctatttcgtAAAAATCTAGATCATATTTTTCAAGAGTAAATGTTTTTCCCCCAATGGATATAGGAAACATATCATAATAACTTTTAAATATagggtatatatgtacttctgTTTTGCCTATATTTCTATTAGTCTTTATAGAACAAACGTACATATTTTGCTGATAATctgtttttattacattttgtACTTGTACTATTGAGCTATTTTTGGATATACATAAAACTTTGGATATATATGGATGATCATATTGAAATAATACTTCAACTGTTTGGTTAAAAGGATGAAGAACTATTTTTCTTTCGCTATATAATACCCCCTTTgagtaaataattaattcgACCATATTggataaaatagaaatatatttattatttagttTATATACTACTTCCACCTGTATATAGTACTTACCTGTGAACAGGCaattaatgtaataaaataaatctaaAATTGGCTCATCatttaattgaaaattttctCTTATATCCTTAATTATggtattattttcctttacaTTTAAATCTATACGATTCATTCTTATCTTCTTGTTGTAATCATAAACtaatcttatttttaaaaattgtactGGAATATagtcaaattttttattgtctTTACTAAAACATTCGATCCTTAAAGGTATtggcttatttttttctgaacgGGTAGATAATAAGGATATTCTTACTTTCGTCATTTTTCCGACCAACAaaccaatatatatatgttctgtTTCGTATATCAATTTGTTTCTTACTGTGAGGACGCCCTCCGCTTCGTGCTGTGCATTAATGTACAATGGGAAGCACACCTGTGGGGTGATCCTATCAGTACTACACTCACCGCTTCGACTTCTTATGTCCACATCCACTATGGTATACTTCTTCCTTTTATTAACGTGTAAGCTTCTTCCCTCAAGTGAGGTCAGGATAGTAATTTGTTTGTTCCCTTCAAAGGAATATATCAAACTTTGGGGGTATGATGGTGTAGAGCTTGGTCTACATATAAGAAGAAGCTTATAGTAAATAAAAGGAGAATGAAACAAAACTAAATTTCCGTAATTTGTGTAcaatttatcaaaaaagtgcaaagaaatatatttctcaAAATGTGTAGAAAAATTATCGCTTTTGTACGAATATGTAACAGTTAGTAATAACACATTCGATGTACAATTTGGTAAGGCACTTACACTATTTGTACTGTTCTTACTCTTTAGAGTTGTATTCAACGTGTCGTCCTTACAATTtatcaatattttattatttgtttttataacgTTTTTACGTTTCTTTTCTTCCATTTCTAAATAGTATGATTTGTCCTTTAGACATACTTGTagttgaaaattttttatatatgattcTATTGTGTATTCAAAATGTTCATTCgttaatataacattatcGTGTTCATCAATTAAAAAGGTTTTCACATAATAATCAgtattcttatataataatatttttgtatcatTTATAAGATGCaatttatttacttctttATCAAACATTGTTATTTGAATAGAAGAGGGATACTTAATATGAACAGGACAATAATTCTTTGTTCCAATTTCTGGTTTCGTTTGATTGTATAtcatttctattattatatttgatGTTATATGGTTCTTTTTCCCATCAGCacaataaatgatataatattttttgatggGAAAAAAAGGCTCATAAGAACTTgcagatatattatatttcttatcgTTCGCGCGCATAAGTTTATGTAAAGGTGTATGATGATAATTTATTACTTTGCTGCCTTTACGTTTTACTTTTGTAGTTGTCTCTTTTTTACCTAGtaagaaataattatacacAAAATcatattcaaataatttcctattatataatttcttaaaatagtAATGAGAAGCAGAATTTGCAAAAAAGATGGTaccattattactactatatatgtttttgtaCATACCCTTCTTTTGTTCGTTCACATAATACCAATTTGTAAACTTTCtttcaataaataattttttaaataacaaagGACAGATATTTCTATTATGTTCAttcaaatatgtattttcttttataacgATTTCGTCTATATTCGACTCGGAAGAGATGTTTATTCTATATGGTAAATTATCAAAACCATTGAATAATATCAAATTAATCATTTggttaaattttatatatttactacaCACAAAATCTTGACATAAGAGAGCtcctattttattatatacattcacAAAAACAttctttcttattattttttctcctttgTAATAAATCATTTCCATCAAATTTGCatttttctctctttttcCTTTGATTTGAATAAATCCACatgcatttttaaatttttctggCATTTTCAAAAACttggaatatttatttattacctCTATATTTGTCTTATCATACTTAAGTTTAATATCATTATGTACGTTATTAAAGCAACTACTCAAGAGTATACTACTCTTATCAGAGAAATGAGTATATCTAACAGAGTGACCATAATTGATCCCTTCCTCTTTTCCAATCTTAGTATTATGTACCCCATTCGAGTAAAACTTTATTTGTccatttatcctttttttactACTTCTTATACTTTCCCTATTTTTCCCTTTCAAGCAAGCTAGATCATCGTATCTATGACACGAATTGCTCGTGTAACTATACacatgcataaaaaaatatatgttcgtAACTTCATTAATTTCAATTGTATCCTTTTCTAAAATGACTGAATAATCATTAATTTTCTCTACAATATATAGTCTAGATATAAAACagttatttgaatttttctCATCACAAAATAGTAAGGTAATCAAATGAAGGTTATTCTTTCTGTCTGAGTTGTATTCTTCTACCCAATGATTTTCCTTATCATTTATGCCACAACTACTTCTTTGAGTACGCTCAACATATTCATTTCTTTCTCTTGTTACAACTACAGTTCTGTTATCCACAATGACACTTAAAAACTTATGCttcttaaatatttgtaCAGTGTATTTCCCTGCACTTCCCCCGTAACACTTGTAATAGATTTTTTCATggggtaaaataaaaagagtaGACATTATGAAAATCTCTTTAATGTAACATTCTATGGGAGATGATACAGCCACACTATAGTAAAATTTAGGATAATTTTTGTAAGATATTTGAAAAGAATGAATTCCCTTTTCTATAGGAACAAAGTAATTAGCGAAATATTCctcaaaattatataatgaatgtataattaaattatacttttttgaaAAGAGAGTCCACTTAACTTGATCACTGGTATTTCTATTCAATAATTTTCTTCCGCTTTCATCATAAAAATGCACAATACAAAGGTACCTTTTTCCCAGAATAAAATGCTCCCCTTTGTTTAtcttcttatttattttataataattatgaaggTAAAAATcatcaaaataataattactttTGTAGTAAAAGTGGTTTCTCAATTGATCTATTTCTCTTTCAATTAGTTTACTGCTCCCTTGAATGCCGCTTCGTTTGCGTTTTTTCGAGAAGGGGATAGATGAAGTGCAGGAAGAAATGGTCGAGTTACAAGAAGCAGCAGTTCTATCAGTTGTCGTATTAGTGCCCCTCTCTACTATATCCGTGTACACAGGATAAAAACAAGTCACATCTGTGTTCCTTATTTTATGTACGAATATAATTGACGTAAATTTTTGATGACTTTCCCTATTTATTACAacaatatgtacatttacctcttctatatttttcctaACTTTTATAATCTCGTCCGATATAATATCATAGTTTTTACTTGGTTGTATTTGATACTTATTTTGAAAACTCGTAATATACATATCCTTTAAACAGTTCATAGTTTTTAAGTGATTcatatttcgttttattacattatttagACTGTACGACACTAAATATTGctgttctatttttttgtcaTCAACAAAtcgtttaaaaatatgtctCTTCTTACCAATAAAACATACAGAGTTATTACCACTCCTTTCATTGTACAGATGAGTgcctttttctcttttcaaaattaatttaacatGAGATTCCTCTGCAATGTCCAGTCTATTCGGAAATAACGAcaataattcataaataaacacaatgatataataaaagataggtttacatttattatatagttGTATAAGGATCTTTGTGATACctgctttttcttttgttcttATAGACAGTTCATATTCGCCATTACCATATGTGATGGAAGcatgttgtatatatttttcatcaaaGTAAACTTTAAATAGATTACTTTTTGATAGCaccattttctttttatttttcgatattatatatacatttcttttctcatttttttcaatatacatagtaatataatcatttatcataaatatatgattgCTCACATCATACTCTACAGtgatgtattttttttctccttctcCATTTTCATTTCCTTGAACAATAAAAGATGACAAGAATTTGCAAGTagctttttttgtatttagcAATATTAGTATTTCCCTTGTGCACACATTATCACTTAATATACAATTATTCCCAATACTATACGTGCTACTGCCCCTCGTGTTAACAATGTCCTtctttacaattttatttttcttggattcttttcttttcctaaTTATGTCATCATTtcctaaataaaatatttcaaaaaagtCTTCTTTCAAATAGTACCACATGTAGCATTCGCTTAAACCTCCTGAACTGTAGTACCTTAaatttttctcttcattCAGATTATTGAACGATATAATGTCATTTTTTGGagcacttttttttcttgttgcCGCTATGAAACATGCAAATAAATAGACTAAAAAGGACCTTAtcattttatcctttttttcgctatttcattttttcacatttttttttttttttttgccttatTCTGCATTTGTGAAAATTAGGAAAGGAACCATTATATGgagtaagaaaaaaaaaaaaaaagaccaGAAGAAACATCAATAGGGGAGTGACTCTTGCATATTTACTCAAACTACCACGCGACTTAAACATacgaatgtatatatatttatacacattaTGTGTAAGTTTGAGGGTgggtatgtatgcatgtgggtatgtatgtatgtgggtatgtatgcatgtgggtatgtatgcatgtgtgtatgtatgtatgtatgtatgcatgtgggtatgtatgcatgtgtgtatgtatgtatgtatgtatgtgtgtaagCATCATATATGTGAACTCACATGTACCCATACATATGCTCAACAAAAGGCAAAACCGTAAAGgtgcagaaaaaaaataaaaacataatgcTTCAAATGAAATACACCTATTTATCCCTTGTACGAAAAAACATTTCATgtttaaaaagaaacaaaatattcGATCTTCTCCTTCAGGAGTgaaattattctatttattcCGGCATACACCtatgtatgcatacatatatatatattaccttAAACTGGATCATCCAGTttttgactttttttttttttcaccttTTACACAGACCTTTTTAATGCTAAAAAAGGCATCTTTGGGGCTATTCAAAGTAGGCAATAATTTCAAGgagataattaaaaaaaaaaaaaaaaaaaaaaaaggagagaaAAGTGAAAGGTAGGCAAAAGATAGCTGTGCACCCTGCTTCAACAAATCAGTAACAATTCTTTCGTTCGTCAAGTACCTTAGGATATGCTTGGTAATTTTAGAACGTCCATACATGTGCTTAATTAAAGCAGTAAAGCAGCACTTTCAGGAGATATATCTCATTATGTACAATTTGCATTTAATAAattgcaaatatatttttatgttagcctcttaaaaagttaaacgaaaaaaaaaaaaaaaaaaaaagaatgaaagtGTGATAACATGATAGTATAATAGAATGATAGCATGCGTTCGTGGGTGTGATtgggaaaaataataaaaaaaaaaaaaaattaaaataaaataaggcaAAGGcatcaaaatattataatgagaaaaatatatacattttcgaaacaaaatttcttttctccctatttctttctttttcttttttttctttttgtccTCACGAAGTTTCAAAAAGATAAGATACAATCTTGTTGTAACATGGACAGCAGAATAAACACTGCTAACACAGCTAATACGTTTAAGAAGACTAGTGGTTCTCCTCCTCCCCTACCCCCGTGAAATTTTAGACTCTACGAAATTGAGCTGTGCTagaaaagtatatattttccttctGTTCATCCTTTTGGTTAATAGCAGAAGGGTTAAATAATTCAATACCCTGCAAAGGAGTAAAAATCAAAGAGGATGACAAACCTCCAGTTACTCCACTAGATTGAACATTCAAATTTTTCCTCTTGgtaatatttgttttctgCTTTGTCTGGTATTTTAATTTCGTTATATTCGAATTTAATAACATAGTATTTTGATCACTAAAGGTATAAAAGTCATCATTTGTATTTGGGCCAAATGGTAATCTATTAATTTGTTTCCTTAATTCAGTaatttctgttttttcttttaattttcgATATCTTTTTCCtcctctttttcttcttttcttttcatcaGGCATAggtagaatttttttttgtttcattggATGTGGTtcttgtaattttattaaatggtTAATTACATTTTCTCGGAGTAATAATCCATATTGTCCTTCTCtgtatttcttaaaataatcTATTCTAGATGCTAAACTACATTTCCCTGCTAATAAActtattgctttttttttatatgcatcTGGAACACTTTGAACTATTTCAGAAGTACTTAATATTCCTACCCCATATGTTTTATGCACATTACTAAATCCGAGCACTGATTTTTTAGAACTACCAACAACTATAAGATTTTGAGAAGAAGTAAcagataaattttttaaagagcCTACTGAACTAATCAGACGAGCTGTTAATGCACTACCTAATAGCATTGTCAAATTAGGAGCGAGAAGAAACATTTTACTTTctaaataaagtaaaaccATTTGtctatattcatttaattctaAAGCTTCATTACAAAAGGATAAACagctttttaataaatgctCCGATAAATTTATTCCAGTTGTCATACTAGAGGCAACTGTTATAGCCATTACTGTAGTATTTGGAAGTATATCTGAAaaatcaatattttttaaatcgtTTTCATTCTTTATCTTACTTACAACAGTTATATATTCTAAAGGGGAATATACTATTGAGTCTAGTTCGGGAAATTTTGttgaatatatatcttttacatatttatgtatatttaatatctctgtgtctatttttattattaattcgatacatttttcaattaatatttcttcgtCATCGTGAACATCCCCCTGGCCATGGTTTTCGTCCTCGTCCTCATCATTTACCTTATCGTTCACCATATCGCTTATCGCATCGTTTACctcctcttcttctttttcattcCCCTCTTCATTACCAtcttttaccttttttctttttttcgttctttcattttcatttaacaaGTCCTCCTGTCCTTGTTCATGTAGTTCTTCCTCGGCttcaataatataattcttaatACTATTCAtggtttttaaaaaatcctCATCATATAATAGTTCGGATATTTTacgttctttttttttttttttctcgttTAAGAATTCTTCTATAGCATCAACAATTTCTTCATAATCATCATTCTCCTTGTTATCATCTATATCCAATTTCTTTTGTGCTATCATGTTACCATTATTGAATGGGTCCTCATCTTCCATCTCCAAGTCCTCCAGATCTTTCAAGAAGGTATCAGCAAGGGTTGTCTGAAAGAAGGGAAGTACATATTTACGTACAAGTGTGcaaatgtacacatataaaggaatgcacatacgtacgtatggAGGTAAGTACGTATGTGGAAACCCCCGTAGGCAGATAAACATGTATTCACGTAAACGTGTATATACGCGACGAGCTCCGTGCGAACACAACAGACAcgcaaaaataaatgtaacaTCCTTTCCTgccaataaaataaaataaagcctATAAACCATTCCACggttaaacatatatatatatatatatatatatataatgcacataaaaatgtatacgtAGTTAACTATACACGAATCAACGGGGGGGGTAGCTTAGATGTACCCACATATCTACATTTTAGCTAATGAACATGATTAagtaaaatggaaaaatgttttactactcaccatttttttttaatatattatataggcCTATATATTTTGGAAAGTCTGGAAAATAttctgtttatattttacggTGATAGCTTCCTTTtgcattacatatatatgcttttttaaaaagtactGTTATTACTGTCGTTACTACcgttattactactattgctAGTACTGTAGTTACTACCGTTAACACTATTGTTGTTACTGCTGTTGTTACTGCTGTTGTTACTGCTGTTGTTACTGCTGTTGTTACTGCTGTTGTTACTGCTGTTGTTACTGCTGTTGTTACTGCTGTTGTTACTGCTGTTGTTACTGCTGTTGTTACTGCTATTGTTACTACTGTCGTTACTACTGTCGTTACTACTGTTGTTACTACTGTTGTTACTACTATTGCTAGTACTTTAGTTACTATTTTTGTtcctattattttatcaatatCATGTAAAATGCACAAAATTCACAAAATTCACAAAATGCACAAAATGCACAAAATGCacaaaatgtacaaaatgcacaaaatgtacaaaatatgcaaaatgtgcaaaatgtataaaatgtacgaaatattcaaaatattgaaaaattggGCATCACCCCTGTACcgtttaaatatttacagtTGTCTGTTGTTATTCTACTTCTACATTTTCGAGTATTTACTACTTCTATTTGCTTATCCTTTGGCAgtcttttgtttttgtttttgttttataatatactatttttatgtattacgtttgtgtatttataaattatttttacatattacttattatatatatatatgttatcgTTATATACCAATTCGTGCATAACATTTCGTATATGatgttttcatttatgtttcctttatatatatatccctttcaaatattttattttttacataaaaatttcagATATTTAAAGCGTCTTCATAATTGTGATACTCCTGTCGAATGAGGAATGaatttacaaaaagaaaaaaaaaaaaaaaaaaaaaatactcatTTTTGAATACCTCACATAATTTTAAGATTTCACCTTCtcacaaaaaaatagagaGTACGTAAAAATTGtcgaaaaaaaatgtagtaTTTGCatcaatattaaaaattaaatgaataaatgaatgaataaatgaatgaataaatgaatgaataaatgaatgaataaataaatgtataaatgaatgtataaatgaatgtataaatgaataaatgaatgcataaatgtataaataaatgaattaaaatacataattcattaaaaacAATTCTGCGCATTCTGGTAGAAGAAGATTCTTCgttttaatgtaaaaatttcaGCAATCTTCATGAtgaagtatatattattataaaaatattactaaattacttccttctttttgcatatttttaaaaaaatattttaattgagATAAACTCATTTTAGAGGAATTTACAATAAAAACAGAATagcattataaaaaaaaaaaaaaggaaacaaaaaaaaaaaaatatttttgacatgattttttttagtcATTAACTTGTTACTTATACATGACGATTTAGATATTCTAGAAACTGGCAATATAACATATGTTGGTATTCCTCCTTAGGGATAAGAAAAGAGGAGTGTTGCTATACTATGCACGCCCTAATAAACAAATaggcatatacatatatacatgtacatttacatatatacgtatataagtatatgtatatacatgcttGTATATGAATACGTGTGCACGAACATATCTGCGTATATGGTATGAGGCACAAGGTCATATGGACACTTGCGCCCCCAGATAACGTAAAAAGCTAGGTGTATAACTggtgaaaaatattaagaaaaaacgaaggaaaaagaaaggtTAGGACCACAAGATGGAAGTAAAAGTTTTGCACAGGAATCCCGAGGATTATAAGAATAATCCTGGTTTTTCTAATTATAAGCATGTGAGAAGCTTTGAAAAGAATATCCATTTATTTCAGAGAGaaatagaatataaaagAGCTTTAAATGCTACAAAAATTGACAAAATATTCGCAAAACCGTTAGTAAAATGTTTAGATGGACATGATGATTCTATTAGATGTATTTGCGTGTCAAATAAAAACTTAACCGACTTATATAGTGGAAGTTGTAATGGCTTTATAAATACTTGGAATAttttagataaaaaattaatgaggAAATTAAAGGCACATGATGGGTTTGTAAGAGGATTATGTACAAGCTATGATGATAAATATCTCTTCAGTTGTGGtgatgataaatatataaagcaaTGGactattgaaaaaaataaaaacataaatgaaTTAACTGAAGAAGATACAGTAGaacaaaatatgaataatttaaattatctagaaaatgaaataattccAAAAAAGATCTATGTTTGTAAAAGTGTACCTAACAGTATTGATAAGCATTTTTCAGAGGCTCTAATAATATCAGGTAGTCAGACATTAGATGTGTGGGATTATTATAGAAATAATGCAATAGCTAGCTTTGATTATAAtagtgaatatatatattatgtaaaatttaattatgcaCAAAGAAATTTAGTTGGTTTAACCTTATCAGATAATTCAGTGGGACTAGTAGATATTAGAAATAAAGTaccaattaaaaaattatttttaaaatatagaagTAATTCACTAAGCTGGAATAATATGAACCCTAAGCAATTTATTGTTGCTAATGAAGATTCGAATTTATATACCTTTGATATAAGATATTTGAAGACAGCTTATATGGTGCATAAAGGTTTTGTAAATGCTGTATTAGATGTTGACTTTTCTCCAATTGGAAATAAGTTCGTTGCTTGTTCTTATGATAAAACTATTCGACTGTATAATAATGACGAACCAACAAGTTATGATGTATATCATACTAGACGCATGCAACATGTGTTATGTTGTAAATATAGTTTAGATGCAAAATATGTTTTGACAGGAAGTTCTGACATGTGCATACGAATTTGGAAATCATGTGCGCATGAACCTTCTGGAGTATTatcatttaaagaaaaacaagCCATAAATTAtcgaaataaattaaaagaaaaatatgcatcattaaaagaaattaaaagaatcCGAGAACATCATCATGTTCCTGCTCTAATTAAAAGCATGTctgataaaaagaaaattatgcTAGAAgcaaagaaaagaaaagagcaaaatataattaaccattcaaaaaaatacgaTCGAAAACCTATAccagagaaaaagaaaatattcgTCACTGAACAGTAGGCGATAGGGGCATATTGAGGGGAAACAACCAACGAATGTTATGATTGAACATagcatttctttttttttttccagcTGTCCTCCTACTGTTAACCGCATAC
This window harbors:
- a CDS encoding hypothetical protein (conserved Plasmodium protein); this translates as MIRSFLVYLFACFIAATRKKSAPKNDIISFNNLNEEKNLRYYSSGGLSECYMWYYLKEDFFEIFYLGNDDIIRKRKESKKNKIVKKDIVNTRGSSTYSIGNNCILSDNVCTREILILLNTKKATCKFLSSFIVQGNENGEGEKKYITVEYDVSNHIFMINDYITMYIEKNEKRNVYIISKNKKKMVLSKSNLFKVYFDEKYIQHASITYGNGEYELSIRTKEKAGITKILIQLYNKCKPIFYYIIVFIYELLSLFPNRLDIAEESHVKLILKREKGTHLYNERSGNNSVCFIGKKRHIFKRFVDDKKIEQQYLVSYSLNNVIKRNMNHLKTMNCLKDMYITSFQNKYQIQPSKNYDIISDEIIKVRKNIEEVNVHIVVINRESHQKFTSIIFVHKIRNTDVTCFYPVYTDIVERGTNTTTDRTAASCNSTISSCTSSIPFSKKRKRSGIQGSSKLIEREIDQLRNHFYYKSNYYFDDFYLHNYYKINKKINKGEHFILGKRYLCIVHFYDESGRKLLNRNTSDQVKWTLFSKKYNLIIHSLYNFEEYFANYFVPIEKGIHSFQISYKNYPKFYYSVAVSSPIECYIKEIFIMSTLFILPHEKIYYKCYGGSAGKYTVQIFKKHKFLSVIVDNRTVVVTRERNEYVERTQRSSCGINDKENHWVEEYNSDRKNNLHLITLLFCDEKNSNNCFISRLYIVEKINDYSVILEKDTIEINEVTNIYFFMHVYSYTSNSCHRYDDLACLKGKNRESIRSSKKRINGQIKFYSNGVHNTKIGKEEGINYGHSVRYTHFSDKSSILLSSCFNNVHNDIKLKYDKTNIEVINKYSKFLKMPEKFKNACGFIQIKGKREKNANLMEMIYYKGEKIIRKNVFVNVYNKIGALLCQDFVCSKYIKFNQMINLILFNGFDNLPYRINISSESNIDEIVIKENTYLNEHNRNICPLLFKKLFIERKFTNWYYVNEQKKGMYKNIYSSNNGTIFFANSASHYYFKKLYNRKLFEYDFVYNYFLLGKKETTTKVKRKGSKVINYHHTPLHKLMRANDKKYNISASSYEPFFPIKKYYIIYCADGKKNHITSNIIIEMIYNQTKPEIGTKNYCPVHIKYPSSIQITMFDKEVNKLHLINDTKILLYKNTDYYVKTFLIDEHDNVILTNEHFEYTIESYIKNFQLQVCLKDKSYYLEMEEKKRKNVIKTNNKILINCKDDTLNTTLKSKNSTNSVSALPNCTSNVLLLTVTYSYKSDNFSTHFEKYISLHFFDKLYTNYGNLVLFHSPFIYYKLLLICRPSSTPSYPQSLIYSFEGNKQITILTSLEGRSLHVNKRKKYTIVDVDIRSRSGECSTDRITPQVCFPLYINAQHEAEGVLTVRNKLIYETEHIYIGLLVGKMTKVRISLLSTRSEKNKPIPLRIECFSKDNKKFDYIPVQFLKIRLVYDYNKKIRMNRIDLNVKENNTIIKDIRENFQLNDEPILDLFYYINCLFTGKYYIQVEVVYKLNNKYISILSNMVELIIYSKGVLYSERKIVLHPFNQTVEVLFQYDHPYISKVLCISKNSSIVQVQNVIKTDYQQNMYVCSIKTNRNIGKTEVHIYPIFKSYYDMFPISIGGKTFTLEKYDLDFYEIEKYYENYRKHKKCSNNICVKLEKERDIRKLYFFQVDIIVDYIHSMKLFNSGIIYLIINKELNMFVTFYSKIEKRPYEFINFNDVYKYSCISYKLDYFVNSKNVILNDRVEHSSLSWGRSERTLHRLNRGRKQNNKIIYNINDISNHNSNSNSNGNAYSNSDGEKRITTDLVFASDSFLSIKAHKEGSYFLYANLTNDNNNMILSEIYNIVVVKNNLKSKNNGHIVYLSTKGFYKFHYDFHFLKLFNKYYYYPVLSSVKNIHTEHNSNSYYIYYIDKKKKNFKKILINVSDIIGAKINNYYSKYIPLNVIQYFYIDLYNKYVESVLFPLNAKLYLITSHYTILSAKIVNNNHIFIIPHKIGCSFVHIYLKLYKNYKEHNYLFDQNYEYIEIGKIHLCVVKRVKRKYFDKKNMFYYVNRLNNLFNEYNEEFCLQPYVCVNSVLKSNANFGTLLNNSNFHYTYKYLEEQNYIRNVDDLFVSRTKHFSIINDYCTRLKL
- a CDS encoding U4/U6 small nuclear ribonucleoprotein PRP31, giving the protein MLCTNCNSSNNSSNNSSNDSSNDSSNNSSNNSSNNSSNNSSNNSSNNSSNNSSNNSSNNSSNNSSNNSSNNNSVNGSNYSTSNSSNNGSNDRKDVTFIFACLLCSHGARRTTLADTFLKDLEDLEMEDEDPFNNGNMIAQKKLDIDDNKENDDYEEIVDAIEEFLNEKKKKKERKISELLYDEDFLKTMNSIKNYIIEAEEELHEQGQEDLLNENERTKKRKKVKDGNEEGNEKEEEEVNDAISDMVNDKVNDEDEDENHGQGDVHDDEEILIEKCIELIIKIDTEILNIHKYVKDIYSTKFPELDSIVYSPLEYITVVSKIKNENDLKNIDFSDILPNTTVMAITVASSMTTGINLSEHLLKSCLSFCNEALELNEYRQMVLLYLESKMFLLAPNLTMLLGSALTARLISSVGSLKNLSVTSSQNLIVVGSSKKSVLGFSNVHKTYGVGILSTSEIVQSVPDAYKKKAISLLAGKCSLASRIDYFKKYREGQYGLLLRENVINHLIKLQEPHPMKQKKILPMPDEKKRRKRGGKRYRKLKEKTEITELRKQINRLPFGPNTNDDFYTFSDQNTMLLNSNITKLKYQTKQKTNITKRKNLNVQSSGVTGGLSSSLIFTPLQGIELFNPSAINQKDEQKENIYFSSTAQFRRV